DNA from Candidatus Methylomirabilota bacterium:
TGACCCCGGTTGCCTGATCTGCTCGAATGAAAAGGTCTAATTCGCCACGGGGGGTCTGCACCCGAAACATGTCTCCACGGGGCTCAGGCGGGGCCACGGCAAAATCGACTGTCCAGAGGTGCAGCTTGGTTGCGTCTGTCAGAAGGGCCCAGGCGTGATCAAAGGGAGCTTGAATCGCGACGGAAAGGGTTTCGGATCGCTCCATATCTGCTTCCACGCGCTAGTTCCCGATGACCGACGACCGAAAAGAAAAAGCTTATTCGCGACTATAACGGACGAAACAACGAAAGGCAAGGTTCGAAGACCGCTGACCGATCACCGACGACCGACCACCGACTACCGAGGGTCCTTGTTCATGGTTCAGGGTAAAAGCCGTATCCTCGATCCGTGAACTATGAACTGTGAACCGTGGACGGCTTTTGCGGTCATCGGTCGTCGGTCGTCGTCAACGATCGTCGAAGCTGATTGCGGACGGGCGGCTGCTAGTGCTGGAGAAGGGGAAGTTTCCGCTGGCGAGCGATCAATTGCATCAGCTCACCCCGGGCCTTTGTGCTGGTCCGAAAGAGGCCCAGCATGGTGCTGGTGACCGCTTGGGTGTTCGTCTTTTCGACTCCGCGCATGATCATGCACAGATGCGCCGCTTCGATGATCACGGCCACCCCACGCGGTTGCACGCCCTCCCACAGGGTCGTGGCAATCTGTGTGGTGAGCCGCTCTTGAACCTGAAGCCGGCGGCAAAAGCTGTCAATCAGTTTGGACAGATGGCCTGGGCGCAAGACCTGCTGGTCGGGCATATACGCCACGTGACACCGACCAAAGAAGGGGAGGACATGATGTTCGCAGAGGCTCATGATCGGGATGTTCAGGACCACGACCATCTTGCCGCGCCGGTCGGCCACGATCCCCGAACGGACGATGGCATGCACGTCCTGCCTGGCCCCGCTGGTCAGGTGCTTGAGACTCTGCATAAATCGGGCTGGGGTCCGCCGAAGCTCCGCACGGTCTGGATTCTCGCCGAGGGCTGTGAGGATCGCACGGCCCAGCGCGTCCGTGGTACTTCCACGGGAACTGCGACGAGGCGCTCTTTTCGGTTTGCGTCGAGTTTTCTTACTCATGGCTTTTCGATGGCGCTTGGATCGATGTACTCTTGCTCCACCTGCGATATTGCTACCTCACGTGCTGCGTGCCGTCCCGGACTCCCTGCAGGATCGCCAGGAAGGACGTGAGCTGAGAGAGGTCTGGGAGAAGGTGATCGGGGGCGGCGGTCGCAAGGGTCTCCCAGGAATCCCCTCCTGTTGCCACCGCGACGGTGGTGGCTCCAAGCCGCTTGCCGGCGGTGACGTCGAGGACTGTGTCGCCGACAACGATCACGGGGTTGTGGTCGGCCAGCCGCGTCAGATGCGCCTTCCCGCGTTCGATGGCCACTCGCAGGAGCGTTTCTCGATCTGCTGCGTCCGACCCAAAGCCACCGAAACGGAATCTTCCAAGCAGGTCGGCCCGCTGCAGCTTCAGCTTGGCGGCCTCCTCAATGTTGCCTGTAGCCAGCCCTAGTACAATATCCGCGTCGGCGCCCAGGGTGTCCAGAAGGCCGGAAACACCGGACAAAACCTGGAAACCGGGGGACGTGGCTAGCTCCTTTTCCAAATGGATGAGGTATCGTCTGTGTAATTGCTCGCGTTCGGTGGCGCCGGACGCTCTGCCCAGGCATGCGAGAAAAATCTCCTCCATGATCTCTGGGTCGGTCCGCCCGTGTACCGGCACGCCGTCAACGGCCGCGTCCACCCCCCACAGCTCTCGGAATGCCAGGAGCACCGCACGCCGGTCGGCCCCTCCAGCCGACAGGAGGGTACCGTCAATGTCAAACAACAGGATCGTCTGCGCCACCTGTTTCCTCACATCCCGTCTGCTTATCGATGATCCAAGCGAATGCGCCAGGCCCACAGAGGTCTTGGATACCCTCTTCAGGTTTCGCTGCAGGAACAGTGCCGGGGCGCGCCAATCGGGGTGAGGCATGGGGGGAAGAGCAGAGAGGAAAGCTCTTGTTAGGGTTTTACCTTTTGTGCCGGCTGACCACTGCGTTCGTAATCCGGACCCAACTTTCGAGGCCCGTGGCATCCTTCTTCTGTCCGATGTCCAGGATCCCCACCACCCGGACGGGTCCCCCCATGTACTGGACCCGCTGGCCCTTCTTCATAAAGACCGTCGTGCATGCGGCCCAATCAAAGGAAGCAGAGCAGAAGGGACACTCGTCGAACGGCTGCTTGATCGCCATGAAGTAGGATCCGTCATACGGAATGACGGGGGCCATGTACCCCACCAGCTCCACCGGCTTTCCCTGGAGATTTTTGAGCTTTTCGGTGTACTCCAGGCGGAAGTTGGGTCGGACGAGATCGTATTCGGTCTTCTTGCTGCTGTAGTACTCGCCGAACTTAATCCGGGTGGGATTCTGTTCCCCCCAGGCTAGCGTCCCTGCCCACACCGCGATCAGTATCCCGATAAGAACTGCTCGCCGTCCCATGCGCCATTCTCCCCTTGCAGGCCTCAAATCCAGGTAGTTGACTTATAGCATTCGAACGTTGGTTAGGCAAGAGAGACCAGGTGGTCGGCTATCTCCATCCGATAGGCTGTGAGGCCCGGGATGAGTCCGGCCAGGATGCCCAGGACAGCCATGGCCCCCAGGATGAGGGGTTCGAGCAGCGAGAAGTGCCAGACAGGGACGTAAATCCCGCTGGAGATTTCGATGATTCGACTCGCGACATAGGCCGCCCCTCGTCCCAGGCCGAACCCCGCGACCGTCCCCAGGAGCGAGATCATGGCGGATTCCCACAGGAGGAGCTGGACCAGAGTGCCCGGGCTGGCTCCCAGGGCCCGCAGCGTGGCCAGCTCCCGGCGCCGTTCGATCGTGGCACCAAAGACGGAGAGGCTGATGGTGGTGGCGGCCACGATGAGGACCATGAGGGCGATGGCCTCCACGATGGTCTCCCCGATGTCGAACATGCTAAACAAGCGCTCCATGATCCGACCGGGAAAGACGGCCTGGGCGTCGGGACCACCATTGAGCTGGGTTGCCAACAGCATCAGGTCCATGAGGCTCTGGGCCCGAAGGAAGAGGGCAGTGATCGGGGGCCCTTCTCCCCGCGAGAGCAATTCCTGGAGGGGTGCGGTGGGAAGGCCATGGACGGCCCAAACACTTCCCATGGTGGTGAAGATAGCCCGGTCGGCGGCGGTGCTTGAGGGCGCCAGAATCCCCACCACGGTGTACTGCCGCCGGTGAGCCGGATCCGGCTCCTCTCCGATCCCTTCTTCTAATCCATGAATGCCCAGGAACTGGTCGCCGACTGCCAGAACTGTCTCT
Protein-coding regions in this window:
- the folE gene encoding GTP cyclohydrolase I FolE; protein product: MSKKTRRKPKRAPRRSSRGSTTDALGRAILTALGENPDRAELRRTPARFMQSLKHLTSGARQDVHAIVRSGIVADRRGKMVVVLNIPIMSLCEHHVLPFFGRCHVAYMPDQQVLRPGHLSKLIDSFCRRLQVQERLTTQIATTLWEGVQPRGVAVIIEAAHLCMIMRGVEKTNTQAVTSTMLGLFRTSTKARGELMQLIARQRKLPLLQH
- a CDS encoding HAD hydrolase-like protein → MAQTILLFDIDGTLLSAGGADRRAVLLAFRELWGVDAAVDGVPVHGRTDPEIMEEIFLACLGRASGATEREQLHRRYLIHLEKELATSPGFQVLSGVSGLLDTLGADADIVLGLATGNIEEAAKLKLQRADLLGRFRFGGFGSDAADRETLLRVAIERGKAHLTRLADHNPVIVVGDTVLDVTAGKRLGATTVAVATGGDSWETLATAAPDHLLPDLSQLTSFLAILQGVRDGTQHVR
- a CDS encoding ABC transporter permease yields the protein MTLVQIALRYLRARWFPNLLTAACVSLGVGLLVAVIVVARGVKEGLLLGTSPYEMIVGAKGSPTQVVLSTVFFLDVPTGNIPFHVFRQLKQHPRVTLLVPVNLGDSYKGFRIVGTTPDYFTPVFQLGRREHRLRVAQGRFFAKDFEAVIGTTAARETVLAVGDQFLGIHGLEEGIGEEPDPAHRRQYTVVGILAPSSTAADRAIFTTMGSVWAVHGLPTAPLQELLSRGEGPPITALFLRAQSLMDLMLLATQLNGGPDAQAVFPGRIMERLFSMFDIGETIVEAIALMVLIVAATTISLSVFGATIERRRELATLRALGASPGTLVQLLLWESAMISLLGTVAGFGLGRGAAYVASRIIEISSGIYVPVWHFSLLEPLILGAMAVLGILAGLIPGLTAYRMEIADHLVSLA